A genomic segment from Triplophysa dalaica isolate WHDGS20190420 chromosome 22, ASM1584641v1, whole genome shotgun sequence encodes:
- the LOC130412000 gene encoding calcium/calmodulin-dependent protein kinase type II subunit beta isoform X14 codes for MATTTCTRFTDEYQLYEELGKGAFSVVRRCIKLCTAQEFAAKIINTKKLSARDHQKLEREARICRLLKHPNIVRLHDSISEEGFHYLIFDLVTGGELFEDIVAREYYSEADASHCIHQILESVSHIHHHDIAHRDLKPENLLLASKCKNAAVKLADFGLAIEVQGDQQAWFGFAGTPGYLSPEVLRKEAYGKPVDIWACGVILYILLVGYPPFWDEDQHKLYQQIKAGAYDFPSPEWDTVTPEAKNLINQMLTINPAKRITAQEALKHPWVCQRSTVASMMHRQETVECLKKFNARRKLKGAILTTMLVSRNFSAAKSLLNKKADVKPQSNSTKNSIVTSPKGSVPSPALEPQTTVIHNPADGTKESSDSSNTTIEDEDVKARKQEIIKITEQLIEAINNGDFEAYAKICDPGLTSFEPEALGNLVEGMDFHRFYFENLLSKNSKPIHTTILNPHVHLIGEDAACIAYIRLTQFVDVQGRPRSSQSEETRVWHRRDSKWQNVHFHCSGAPAAPLQ; via the exons gGGGGCTTTCTCAGTCGTGCGACGTTGCATCAAGCTGTGCACAGCCCAGGAGTTTGCTGCCAAAATCATAAACACCAAAAAGCTCTCGGCAAGAG ATCACCAGAAGCTCGAACGAGAAGCTCGTATCTGCCGCCTGCTCAAGCATCCCAACATCG TTCGGCTCCATGACAGCATATCAGAAGAGGGCTTTCATTACCTCATATTTGACCT AGTGACGGGTGGGGAGCTGTTCGAAGATATCGTAGCAAGAGAATATTACAGCGAAGCTGATGCCAG TCATTGTATCCATCAGATTCTCGAGAGTGTCAGTCACATTCATCATCACGATATAGCGCACAGGGACCTGAAG CCTGAGAACCTGCTGTTAGCCAGTAAATGCAAGAACGCAGCCGTCAAGCTGGCCGACTTTGGCCTGGCCATCGAGGTGCAGGGAGACCAGCAGGCCTGGTTCG GGTTCGCCGGAACACCGGGTTATCTTTCCCCGGAAGTTCTGAGAAAGGAAGCGTACGGTAAACCTGTGGACATCTGGGCATGCG GAGTAATCCTGTATATTCTGCTGGTGGGTTATCCTCCGTTTTGGGATGAAGACCAGCACAAACTCTACCAACAGATCAAAGCCGGCGCTTATGAT TTTCCCTCTCCAGAGTGGGACACGGTGACGCCTGAAGCCAAAAACCTCATCAATCAAATGTTGACCATAAATCCGGCGAAGAGAATCACAGCCCAGGAGGCCCTGAAGCACCCGTGGGTCTGC CAACGATCCACCGTGGCATCCATGATGCACAGACAAGAAACGGTCGAGTGCTTGAAGAAATTCAATGCAAGGAGGAAACTCAAG GGTGCGATTTTGACAACGATGCTAGTGTCACGAAATTTCTCTG CAGCCAAGAGTCTGCTCAACAAGAAGGCCGATGTCAAG CCACAGTCGAACAGCACCAAAAACAGCATAGTCACCAGTCCCAAAGGATCCGTCCCCTCTCCTGCGCTG GAACCTCAGACCACTGTTATCCATAACCCAGCGGATGGGACCAAG GAATCTTCAGACAGCAGCAACACAACAATCGAGGATGAAGACGTCAAAG CACGCAAGCAAGAAATTATCAAAATCACAGAACAGCTTATAGAAGCCATCAACAATGGTGACTTTGAGGCTTACGC GAAAATCTGTGACCCTGGACTGACCTCCTTTGAACCCGAGGCTTTGGGGAACCTGGTTGAAGGCATGGACTTCCATAGATTTTACTTTGAGAACT TATTGTCGAAGAACAGTAAGCCCATTCACACCACCATCCTGAACCCTCATGTTCATCTGATCGGAGAAGATGCTGCCTGCATCGCCTACATCCGCCTCACCCAGTTTGTCGACGTTCAAGGCAGACCACGCAGCAGCCAATCGGAAGAGACCCGTGTGTGGCACCGTCGCGACTCAAAATGGCAGAACGTTCATTTCCACTGCTCGGGTGCGCCAGCCGCTCCTCTCCAGTGA
- the LOC130412000 gene encoding calcium/calmodulin-dependent protein kinase type II subunit beta isoform X24: MATTTCTRFTDEYQLYEELGKGAFSVVRRCIKLCTAQEFAAKIINTKKLSARDHQKLEREARICRLLKHPNIVRLHDSISEEGFHYLIFDLVTGGELFEDIVAREYYSEADASHCIHQILESVSHIHHHDIAHRDLKPENLLLASKCKNAAVKLADFGLAIEVQGDQQAWFGFAGTPGYLSPEVLRKEAYGKPVDIWACGVILYILLVGYPPFWDEDQHKLYQQIKAGAYDFPSPEWDTVTPEAKNLINQMLTINPAKRITAQEALKHPWVCQRSTVASMMHRQETVECLKKFNARRKLKGAILTTMLVSRNFSVGRQTTAPASVSAAAAAAAAAAGTTAGLVEQAAKSLLNKKADVKKRKSSSTVQYMPQSNSTKNSIVTSPKGSVPSPALESSDSSNTTIEDEDVKARKQEIIKITEQLIEAINNGDFEAYAKICDPGLTSFEPEALGNLVEGMDFHRFYFENLLSKNSKPIHTTILNPHVHLIGEDAACIAYIRLTQFVDVQGRPRSSQSEETRVWHRRDSKWQNVHFHCSGAPAAPLQ; encoded by the exons gGGGGCTTTCTCAGTCGTGCGACGTTGCATCAAGCTGTGCACAGCCCAGGAGTTTGCTGCCAAAATCATAAACACCAAAAAGCTCTCGGCAAGAG ATCACCAGAAGCTCGAACGAGAAGCTCGTATCTGCCGCCTGCTCAAGCATCCCAACATCG TTCGGCTCCATGACAGCATATCAGAAGAGGGCTTTCATTACCTCATATTTGACCT AGTGACGGGTGGGGAGCTGTTCGAAGATATCGTAGCAAGAGAATATTACAGCGAAGCTGATGCCAG TCATTGTATCCATCAGATTCTCGAGAGTGTCAGTCACATTCATCATCACGATATAGCGCACAGGGACCTGAAG CCTGAGAACCTGCTGTTAGCCAGTAAATGCAAGAACGCAGCCGTCAAGCTGGCCGACTTTGGCCTGGCCATCGAGGTGCAGGGAGACCAGCAGGCCTGGTTCG GGTTCGCCGGAACACCGGGTTATCTTTCCCCGGAAGTTCTGAGAAAGGAAGCGTACGGTAAACCTGTGGACATCTGGGCATGCG GAGTAATCCTGTATATTCTGCTGGTGGGTTATCCTCCGTTTTGGGATGAAGACCAGCACAAACTCTACCAACAGATCAAAGCCGGCGCTTATGAT TTTCCCTCTCCAGAGTGGGACACGGTGACGCCTGAAGCCAAAAACCTCATCAATCAAATGTTGACCATAAATCCGGCGAAGAGAATCACAGCCCAGGAGGCCCTGAAGCACCCGTGGGTCTGC CAACGATCCACCGTGGCATCCATGATGCACAGACAAGAAACGGTCGAGTGCTTGAAGAAATTCAATGCAAGGAGGAAACTCAAG GGTGCGATTTTGACAACGATGCTAGTGTCACGAAATTTCTCTG TGGGCAGACAGACCACGGCCCCCGCCTCCGTCTCTGCGGCCGCTGCTGCAGCCGCCGCCGCTGCAGGTACCACCGCTGGTCTGGTGGAACAAG CAGCCAAGAGTCTGCTCAACAAGAAGGCCGATGTCAAG AAACGGAAATCCAGTTCAACCGTTCAATACATG CCACAGTCGAACAGCACCAAAAACAGCATAGTCACCAGTCCCAAAGGATCCGTCCCCTCTCCTGCGCTG GAATCTTCAGACAGCAGCAACACAACAATCGAGGATGAAGACGTCAAAG CACGCAAGCAAGAAATTATCAAAATCACAGAACAGCTTATAGAAGCCATCAACAATGGTGACTTTGAGGCTTACGC GAAAATCTGTGACCCTGGACTGACCTCCTTTGAACCCGAGGCTTTGGGGAACCTGGTTGAAGGCATGGACTTCCATAGATTTTACTTTGAGAACT TATTGTCGAAGAACAGTAAGCCCATTCACACCACCATCCTGAACCCTCATGTTCATCTGATCGGAGAAGATGCTGCCTGCATCGCCTACATCCGCCTCACCCAGTTTGTCGACGTTCAAGGCAGACCACGCAGCAGCCAATCGGAAGAGACCCGTGTGTGGCACCGTCGCGACTCAAAATGGCAGAACGTTCATTTCCACTGCTCGGGTGCGCCAGCCGCTCCTCTCCAGTGA
- the LOC130412000 gene encoding calcium/calmodulin-dependent protein kinase type II subunit beta isoform X2: MATTTCTRFTDEYQLYEELGKGAFSVVRRCIKLCTAQEFAAKIINTKKLSARDHQKLEREARICRLLKHPNIVRLHDSISEEGFHYLIFDLVTGGELFEDIVAREYYSEADASHCIHQILESVSHIHHHDIAHRDLKPENLLLASKCKNAAVKLADFGLAIEVQGDQQAWFGFAGTPGYLSPEVLRKEAYGKPVDIWACGVILYILLVGYPPFWDEDQHKLYQQIKAGAYDFPSPEWDTVTPEAKNLINQMLTINPAKRITAQEALKHPWVCQRSTVASMMHRQETVECLKKFNARRKLKGAILTTMLVSRNFSVGRQTTAPASVSAAAAAAAAAAGTTAGLVEQAAKSLLNKKADVKKRKSSSTVQYMPQSNSTKNSIVTSPKGSVPSPALEPQTTVIHNPADGTKESSDSSNTTIEDEDVKARKQEIIKITEQLIEAINNGDFEAYAKICDPGLTSFEPEALGNLVEGMDFHRFYFENLLSKNSKPIHTTILNPHVHLIGEDAACIAYIRLTQFVDVQGRPRSSQSEETRVWHRRDSKWQNVHFHCSGAPAAPLQ; encoded by the exons gGGGGCTTTCTCAGTCGTGCGACGTTGCATCAAGCTGTGCACAGCCCAGGAGTTTGCTGCCAAAATCATAAACACCAAAAAGCTCTCGGCAAGAG ATCACCAGAAGCTCGAACGAGAAGCTCGTATCTGCCGCCTGCTCAAGCATCCCAACATCG TTCGGCTCCATGACAGCATATCAGAAGAGGGCTTTCATTACCTCATATTTGACCT AGTGACGGGTGGGGAGCTGTTCGAAGATATCGTAGCAAGAGAATATTACAGCGAAGCTGATGCCAG TCATTGTATCCATCAGATTCTCGAGAGTGTCAGTCACATTCATCATCACGATATAGCGCACAGGGACCTGAAG CCTGAGAACCTGCTGTTAGCCAGTAAATGCAAGAACGCAGCCGTCAAGCTGGCCGACTTTGGCCTGGCCATCGAGGTGCAGGGAGACCAGCAGGCCTGGTTCG GGTTCGCCGGAACACCGGGTTATCTTTCCCCGGAAGTTCTGAGAAAGGAAGCGTACGGTAAACCTGTGGACATCTGGGCATGCG GAGTAATCCTGTATATTCTGCTGGTGGGTTATCCTCCGTTTTGGGATGAAGACCAGCACAAACTCTACCAACAGATCAAAGCCGGCGCTTATGAT TTTCCCTCTCCAGAGTGGGACACGGTGACGCCTGAAGCCAAAAACCTCATCAATCAAATGTTGACCATAAATCCGGCGAAGAGAATCACAGCCCAGGAGGCCCTGAAGCACCCGTGGGTCTGC CAACGATCCACCGTGGCATCCATGATGCACAGACAAGAAACGGTCGAGTGCTTGAAGAAATTCAATGCAAGGAGGAAACTCAAG GGTGCGATTTTGACAACGATGCTAGTGTCACGAAATTTCTCTG TGGGCAGACAGACCACGGCCCCCGCCTCCGTCTCTGCGGCCGCTGCTGCAGCCGCCGCCGCTGCAGGTACCACCGCTGGTCTGGTGGAACAAG CAGCCAAGAGTCTGCTCAACAAGAAGGCCGATGTCAAG AAACGGAAATCCAGTTCAACCGTTCAATACATG CCACAGTCGAACAGCACCAAAAACAGCATAGTCACCAGTCCCAAAGGATCCGTCCCCTCTCCTGCGCTG GAACCTCAGACCACTGTTATCCATAACCCAGCGGATGGGACCAAG GAATCTTCAGACAGCAGCAACACAACAATCGAGGATGAAGACGTCAAAG CACGCAAGCAAGAAATTATCAAAATCACAGAACAGCTTATAGAAGCCATCAACAATGGTGACTTTGAGGCTTACGC GAAAATCTGTGACCCTGGACTGACCTCCTTTGAACCCGAGGCTTTGGGGAACCTGGTTGAAGGCATGGACTTCCATAGATTTTACTTTGAGAACT TATTGTCGAAGAACAGTAAGCCCATTCACACCACCATCCTGAACCCTCATGTTCATCTGATCGGAGAAGATGCTGCCTGCATCGCCTACATCCGCCTCACCCAGTTTGTCGACGTTCAAGGCAGACCACGCAGCAGCCAATCGGAAGAGACCCGTGTGTGGCACCGTCGCGACTCAAAATGGCAGAACGTTCATTTCCACTGCTCGGGTGCGCCAGCCGCTCCTCTCCAGTGA
- the LOC130412000 gene encoding calcium/calmodulin-dependent protein kinase type II subunit beta isoform X22: MATTTCTRFTDEYQLYEELGKGAFSVVRRCIKLCTAQEFAAKIINTKKLSARDHQKLEREARICRLLKHPNIVRLHDSISEEGFHYLIFDLVTGGELFEDIVAREYYSEADASHCIQQILEAVLHCHQMGVVHRDLKPENLLLASKCKNAAVKLADFGLAIEVQGDQQAWFGFAGTPGYLSPEVLRKEAYGKPVDIWACGVILYILLVGYPPFWDEDQHKLYQQIKAGAYDFPSPEWDTVTPEAKNLINQMLTINPAKRITAQEALKHPWVCQRSTVASMMHRQETVECLKKFNARRKLKGAILTTMLVSRNFSAKSLLNKKADVKESSDSSNTTIEDEDVKARKQEIIKITEQLIEAINNGDFEAYAKICDPGLTSFEPEALGNLVEGMDFHRFYFENLLSKNSKPIHTTILNPHVHLIGEDAACIAYIRLTQFVDVQGRPRSSQSEETRVWHRRDSKWQNVHFHCSGAPAAPLQ, from the exons gGGGGCTTTCTCAGTCGTGCGACGTTGCATCAAGCTGTGCACAGCCCAGGAGTTTGCTGCCAAAATCATAAACACCAAAAAGCTCTCGGCAAGAG ATCACCAGAAGCTCGAACGAGAAGCTCGTATCTGCCGCCTGCTCAAGCATCCCAACATCG TTCGGCTCCATGACAGCATATCAGAAGAGGGCTTTCATTACCTCATATTTGACCT AGTGACGGGTGGGGAGCTGTTCGAAGATATCGTAGCAAGAGAATATTACAGCGAAGCTGATGCCAG TCATTGCATCCAGCAGATCCTGGAGGCGGTGCTTCATTGTCATCAAATGGGTGTGGTGCACCGTGATCTCAAG CCTGAGAACCTGCTGTTAGCCAGTAAATGCAAGAACGCAGCCGTCAAGCTGGCCGACTTTGGCCTGGCCATCGAGGTGCAGGGAGACCAGCAGGCCTGGTTCG GGTTCGCCGGAACACCGGGTTATCTTTCCCCGGAAGTTCTGAGAAAGGAAGCGTACGGTAAACCTGTGGACATCTGGGCATGCG GAGTAATCCTGTATATTCTGCTGGTGGGTTATCCTCCGTTTTGGGATGAAGACCAGCACAAACTCTACCAACAGATCAAAGCCGGCGCTTATGAT TTTCCCTCTCCAGAGTGGGACACGGTGACGCCTGAAGCCAAAAACCTCATCAATCAAATGTTGACCATAAATCCGGCGAAGAGAATCACAGCCCAGGAGGCCCTGAAGCACCCGTGGGTCTGC CAACGATCCACCGTGGCATCCATGATGCACAGACAAGAAACGGTCGAGTGCTTGAAGAAATTCAATGCAAGGAGGAAACTCAAG GGTGCGATTTTGACAACGATGCTAGTGTCACGAAATTTCTCTG CCAAGAGTCTGCTCAACAAGAAGGCCGATGTCAAG GAATCTTCAGACAGCAGCAACACAACAATCGAGGATGAAGACGTCAAAG CACGCAAGCAAGAAATTATCAAAATCACAGAACAGCTTATAGAAGCCATCAACAATGGTGACTTTGAGGCTTACGC GAAAATCTGTGACCCTGGACTGACCTCCTTTGAACCCGAGGCTTTGGGGAACCTGGTTGAAGGCATGGACTTCCATAGATTTTACTTTGAGAACT TATTGTCGAAGAACAGTAAGCCCATTCACACCACCATCCTGAACCCTCATGTTCATCTGATCGGAGAAGATGCTGCCTGCATCGCCTACATCCGCCTCACCCAGTTTGTCGACGTTCAAGGCAGACCACGCAGCAGCCAATCGGAAGAGACCCGTGTGTGGCACCGTCGCGACTCAAAATGGCAGAACGTTCATTTCCACTGCTCGGGTGCGCCAGCCGCTCCTCTCCAGTGA
- the LOC130412000 gene encoding calcium/calmodulin-dependent protein kinase type II subunit beta isoform X23 yields the protein MATTTCTRFTDEYQLYEELGKGAFSVVRRCIKLCTAQEFAAKIINTKKLSARDHQKLEREARICRLLKHPNIVRLHDSISEEGFHYLIFDLVTGGELFEDIVAREYYSEADASHCIHQILESVSHIHHHDIAHRDLKPENLLLASKCKNAAVKLADFGLAIEVQGDQQAWFGFAGTPGYLSPEVLRKEAYGKPVDIWACGVILYILLVGYPPFWDEDQHKLYQQIKAGAYDFPSPEWDTVTPEAKNLINQMLTINPAKRITAQEALKHPWVCQRSTVASMMHRQETVECLKKFNARRKLKGAILTTMLVSRNFSVGRQTTAPASVSAAAAAAAAAAGTTAGLVEQAAKSLLNKKADVKPQSNSTKNSIVTSPKGSVPSPALEPQTTVIHNPADGTKESSDSSNTTIEDEDVKARKQEIIKITEQLIEAINNGDFEAYAKICDPGLTSFEPEALGNLVEGMDFHRFYFENLLSKNSKPIHTTILNPHVHLIGEDAACIAYIRLTQFVDVQGRPRSSQSEETRVWHRRDSKWQNVHFHCSGAPAAPLQ from the exons gGGGGCTTTCTCAGTCGTGCGACGTTGCATCAAGCTGTGCACAGCCCAGGAGTTTGCTGCCAAAATCATAAACACCAAAAAGCTCTCGGCAAGAG ATCACCAGAAGCTCGAACGAGAAGCTCGTATCTGCCGCCTGCTCAAGCATCCCAACATCG TTCGGCTCCATGACAGCATATCAGAAGAGGGCTTTCATTACCTCATATTTGACCT AGTGACGGGTGGGGAGCTGTTCGAAGATATCGTAGCAAGAGAATATTACAGCGAAGCTGATGCCAG TCATTGTATCCATCAGATTCTCGAGAGTGTCAGTCACATTCATCATCACGATATAGCGCACAGGGACCTGAAG CCTGAGAACCTGCTGTTAGCCAGTAAATGCAAGAACGCAGCCGTCAAGCTGGCCGACTTTGGCCTGGCCATCGAGGTGCAGGGAGACCAGCAGGCCTGGTTCG GGTTCGCCGGAACACCGGGTTATCTTTCCCCGGAAGTTCTGAGAAAGGAAGCGTACGGTAAACCTGTGGACATCTGGGCATGCG GAGTAATCCTGTATATTCTGCTGGTGGGTTATCCTCCGTTTTGGGATGAAGACCAGCACAAACTCTACCAACAGATCAAAGCCGGCGCTTATGAT TTTCCCTCTCCAGAGTGGGACACGGTGACGCCTGAAGCCAAAAACCTCATCAATCAAATGTTGACCATAAATCCGGCGAAGAGAATCACAGCCCAGGAGGCCCTGAAGCACCCGTGGGTCTGC CAACGATCCACCGTGGCATCCATGATGCACAGACAAGAAACGGTCGAGTGCTTGAAGAAATTCAATGCAAGGAGGAAACTCAAG GGTGCGATTTTGACAACGATGCTAGTGTCACGAAATTTCTCTG TGGGCAGACAGACCACGGCCCCCGCCTCCGTCTCTGCGGCCGCTGCTGCAGCCGCCGCCGCTGCAGGTACCACCGCTGGTCTGGTGGAACAAG CAGCCAAGAGTCTGCTCAACAAGAAGGCCGATGTCAAG CCACAGTCGAACAGCACCAAAAACAGCATAGTCACCAGTCCCAAAGGATCCGTCCCCTCTCCTGCGCTG GAACCTCAGACCACTGTTATCCATAACCCAGCGGATGGGACCAAG GAATCTTCAGACAGCAGCAACACAACAATCGAGGATGAAGACGTCAAAG CACGCAAGCAAGAAATTATCAAAATCACAGAACAGCTTATAGAAGCCATCAACAATGGTGACTTTGAGGCTTACGC GAAAATCTGTGACCCTGGACTGACCTCCTTTGAACCCGAGGCTTTGGGGAACCTGGTTGAAGGCATGGACTTCCATAGATTTTACTTTGAGAACT TATTGTCGAAGAACAGTAAGCCCATTCACACCACCATCCTGAACCCTCATGTTCATCTGATCGGAGAAGATGCTGCCTGCATCGCCTACATCCGCCTCACCCAGTTTGTCGACGTTCAAGGCAGACCACGCAGCAGCCAATCGGAAGAGACCCGTGTGTGGCACCGTCGCGACTCAAAATGGCAGAACGTTCATTTCCACTGCTCGGGTGCGCCAGCCGCTCCTCTCCAGTGA
- the LOC130412000 gene encoding calcium/calmodulin-dependent protein kinase type II subunit beta isoform X17, translating to MATTTCTRFTDEYQLYEELGKGAFSVVRRCIKLCTAQEFAAKIINTKKLSARDHQKLEREARICRLLKHPNIVRLHDSISEEGFHYLIFDLVTGGELFEDIVAREYYSEADASHCIQQILEAVLHCHQMGVVHRDLKPENLLLASKCKNAAVKLADFGLAIEVQGDQQAWFGFAGTPGYLSPEVLRKEAYGKPVDIWACGVILYILLVGYPPFWDEDQHKLYQQIKAGAYDFPSPEWDTVTPEAKNLINQMLTINPAKRITAQEALKHPWVCQRSTVASMMHRQETVECLKKFNARRKLKGAILTTMLVSRNFSVGRQTTAPASVSAAAAAAAAAAGTTAGLVEQAKSLLNKKADVKESSDSSNTTIEDEDVKARKQEIIKITEQLIEAINNGDFEAYAKICDPGLTSFEPEALGNLVEGMDFHRFYFENLLSKNSKPIHTTILNPHVHLIGEDAACIAYIRLTQFVDVQGRPRSSQSEETRVWHRRDSKWQNVHFHCSGAPAAPLQ from the exons gGGGGCTTTCTCAGTCGTGCGACGTTGCATCAAGCTGTGCACAGCCCAGGAGTTTGCTGCCAAAATCATAAACACCAAAAAGCTCTCGGCAAGAG ATCACCAGAAGCTCGAACGAGAAGCTCGTATCTGCCGCCTGCTCAAGCATCCCAACATCG TTCGGCTCCATGACAGCATATCAGAAGAGGGCTTTCATTACCTCATATTTGACCT AGTGACGGGTGGGGAGCTGTTCGAAGATATCGTAGCAAGAGAATATTACAGCGAAGCTGATGCCAG TCATTGCATCCAGCAGATCCTGGAGGCGGTGCTTCATTGTCATCAAATGGGTGTGGTGCACCGTGATCTCAAG CCTGAGAACCTGCTGTTAGCCAGTAAATGCAAGAACGCAGCCGTCAAGCTGGCCGACTTTGGCCTGGCCATCGAGGTGCAGGGAGACCAGCAGGCCTGGTTCG GGTTCGCCGGAACACCGGGTTATCTTTCCCCGGAAGTTCTGAGAAAGGAAGCGTACGGTAAACCTGTGGACATCTGGGCATGCG GAGTAATCCTGTATATTCTGCTGGTGGGTTATCCTCCGTTTTGGGATGAAGACCAGCACAAACTCTACCAACAGATCAAAGCCGGCGCTTATGAT TTTCCCTCTCCAGAGTGGGACACGGTGACGCCTGAAGCCAAAAACCTCATCAATCAAATGTTGACCATAAATCCGGCGAAGAGAATCACAGCCCAGGAGGCCCTGAAGCACCCGTGGGTCTGC CAACGATCCACCGTGGCATCCATGATGCACAGACAAGAAACGGTCGAGTGCTTGAAGAAATTCAATGCAAGGAGGAAACTCAAG GGTGCGATTTTGACAACGATGCTAGTGTCACGAAATTTCTCTG TGGGCAGACAGACCACGGCCCCCGCCTCCGTCTCTGCGGCCGCTGCTGCAGCCGCCGCCGCTGCAGGTACCACCGCTGGTCTGGTGGAACAAG CCAAGAGTCTGCTCAACAAGAAGGCCGATGTCAAG GAATCTTCAGACAGCAGCAACACAACAATCGAGGATGAAGACGTCAAAG CACGCAAGCAAGAAATTATCAAAATCACAGAACAGCTTATAGAAGCCATCAACAATGGTGACTTTGAGGCTTACGC GAAAATCTGTGACCCTGGACTGACCTCCTTTGAACCCGAGGCTTTGGGGAACCTGGTTGAAGGCATGGACTTCCATAGATTTTACTTTGAGAACT TATTGTCGAAGAACAGTAAGCCCATTCACACCACCATCCTGAACCCTCATGTTCATCTGATCGGAGAAGATGCTGCCTGCATCGCCTACATCCGCCTCACCCAGTTTGTCGACGTTCAAGGCAGACCACGCAGCAGCCAATCGGAAGAGACCCGTGTGTGGCACCGTCGCGACTCAAAATGGCAGAACGTTCATTTCCACTGCTCGGGTGCGCCAGCCGCTCCTCTCCAGTGA